Sequence from the Cucumis sativus cultivar 9930 chromosome 1, Cucumber_9930_V3, whole genome shotgun sequence genome:
TCTCAAGCAGCGACTCCTTGAAGACAAATTTTGAACACAGCGAATCTAAAATTAATCCCTTTAGTGAAGGGAATAGGGGAGATACACTTGTTACAGAAAAGAGATTGCGAAAGCCTCCCAGGAGATACAGTGAAGAGTCAGTTGAACAAAAATCGAGGTCTAATAGCAAGAAAAGCGCTCTTAAAGCTTCCAAGGATAAGTCTTTCCATTCTGAGTCTCACAAGCAGCAATGGCAGAAGAAAGTTAAAGCAGCACCAATCGTTCATAAAGATAAATCATTCAATGGAGGTTGTATTCAAGTTCCGTTCGGTCTTCCAATAGAAGAAGGTCACTCAGCCAAAAAGAGAACATGCTGGGTAAGGATAGTTCCTGTTcgtaaatttgtatttatctATAATGTATTTCTCTTATCAAAGTTCTTAAGGCATGGTAAGTCCTTGTGGAATATAGAGATGAAGTATGCGGTTCCAAATTCAGCAGCTATTCATAACCTTGGTTATATTATCTCTATTGAACTTGCTATCACTCTAATCAGGAGCCGGAGGAGATCAAGGACAATAGAATATTGTgcataaaagataaatatgaaGTGGAATCTTTCTCAGCCGAGTCTGAAGATGAGAACACTGAAGATGAATGTGCCACCAAAGGTAACAGTACTCAAAAGGGCAACAGTCGCAGGAAGCATCATATCTCGTGGACTCTTTCTGAGGTAATGAAGTTGGTAGAAGGTGTTTCAGAGTATGGAGTTGGAAGGTGGACAGAAATAAAGAGGCTACAGTTTGCATCATCTTCACATAGAACATCTGTGGATCTCAAGGTGAAACAGTTTACTGTTTGCATTTCAACTAGTGTCTCTTTAAATTGAGAACTACAAAATGATCCGTTTTGAACTgctggctttttttttttttttgccatctAAAATTTAGTAACTCGTTTCGTTGACACCCACATGTTGTAGGATTAGGTAGGTTGTCTCGTAAGATTTGTTGAAGTGCACCTAAACTTGCTTGGACACTTATtgacatttataaataaataaaatttaaaacagtTGCTAGGTTTTGCCATCATTAGTTGTTGTTTTAACTTGTTTTCCATCAATTTCAGGACAAATGGAGAAATCTATTGAAGGCAAGTGACACACAGTTGCAAAACAGAAGAAAGGTTGGATTATGTTATTTGTTCTATATTAGTACAATGCTTTATAAACTTCATTAATGCTAAGCCTGAAATTTATGCAAACTGAAGATGTGATTCCCAATTGTATTTTGCATAATGCTGA
This genomic interval carries:
- the LOC101213992 gene encoding telomere repeat-binding protein 1 isoform X3; amino-acid sequence: MSFLIVLDFNTFHSHKCLGIEHFSFAVDFDQIKIDSESLHSSLTLEGERTKQEGHDDKLRADDVCSGINKHPGAVNSRTTDDIFNLAPASSNASFLGNVDFGSYSQGFSTTDIGVDLSFAGGHNVAFDQKEGKHMISSSTGSSGCSGSTTACLDDENMSDDRPMKRKRLSSSDSLKTNFEHSESKINPFSEGNRGDTLVTEKRLRKPPRRYSEESVEQKSRSNSKKSALKASKDKSFHSESHKQQWQKKVKAAPIVHKDKSFNGGCIQVPFGLPIEEGHSAKKRTCWEPEEIKDNRILCIKDKYEVESFSAESEDENTEDECATKGNSTQKGNSRRKHHISWTLSEVMKLVEGVSEYGVGRWTEIKRLQFASSSHRTSVDLKDKWRNLLKASDTQLQNRRKQVVLGRKQASQQVPESVLCRVRELAAIYPYPRENKSKESCSAPSTSSFKSTTNNMFVSLPTVM